The nucleotide sequence CTTCATTTGTTATGTGCTTGTCTGCAGGACGATTCAGGATCATCAGTCCGCCAAGTCCAAACACCTACAACTGAGAGCTCTCCAGCCTCTTCCATTTCCAAAGATAAGCCATCGATTCTACCTGTCAACGACACAAGCAAAAACAAAACTCCCGAGTCCCCAAAGTCACCTGCTGTGAGTTCAAGAGCATATGCTGCCACCAAGGGTAATGTGGACAGTCAAGAGCATCAGCCCCCTGCTGCGGAGAGATCATCCTATGCTGGTCCAGGCTCGTCGGACGTGCTAGAAAAGGCCCGAGCTGCCATTGCTGCAGCCACCCGTGCCTCTGCCGCCGCCCGTGCAGCAGCAGAGCTTGTTAACAAGGTTAAAGTTACAACTCAATGATCTATGCCTGCCGTGGAGGCGTGATTTGACAACTGTTCCCTTGCATAACAATTATGTCATGTGTATTCCTCTGTAAGTGCGTTCGGTTTTATGTACAACTTTTCTTTCATGGACCTTGAATTTTAGTAGATCATAGCAGTGGTGAGAACCAATGTCCTAGCATTCTGCAGCACGAAGGACATATATCGCTCTTTCTGTCACAAAGTCTCTATGTACATTTGGCTGATTGATGTTATtctcattgttgaggaaatcgttaactggtagcttctcggttggctagcgagtaggggattaatcggctaatcggcaagttaatcggccatctaatcaattaatcggacgatttttcggtttatcggctactcggtgaccctatgagtagggattaatcggcaagttaattggttaatcggatgaattcttgaacagagGTTATTCTGATTGGCACCCTCATTCTGTGGTGAAAATACGCGGGCTTTTTTGAGTCTTGATGCAAACCATGGTCAAAACCCTCGATTCCACCCTGCTCTGCTGCTGCTCCCGCTCTCTGGAAGGCTGGAACACCCTAACCTCGAATCCATGGCTGTTCGGCCTTGCCAGAGCCGTCAGCCAGCTCTTCACTATAGAAGGGAGTACTAGCCTGGACGCGGACGTTTGGTTCTTGGGTGTATCTACACTCTATATGAATATATTTCTTAGTAATTCAATAAAAagtcaaaaaaatctaaaaatatttttgaaataaacttgaccttctattATACTGATGAGAAAAAATCCATAAAAATAAAATGccctttgacttcttttcaaaaaagacaatTTTTTGACTAAAATAGTGTggatagtgacctataatagcaaataatttTTATCTTTTTTGCCCTGAAGTGAACGTTGGGTTATTTTCCTGAAAATTTATATACAAGTGCAAAAGAAAgtcaaatttatttttaaaatactTCTAAACTATTTTGACTTTTGTTTAATTATTAAAGAAAATTCTTCATATAGGGTGTAGATACAACTAGGTTTCAAAGTGTATTTCCCGTACTAGCCTTCCCTAGAATCAGCTCTTTACTATCCCGCCCCAAGCGAGAAAGCACCGCCAAAGCAAGCATGAGCAGGCTTATATTGCTACGCAACAATAGAGCTTGCGCTGCCCACAAAATGTTTGAATAATCGGGTAAAGAGCGATCTTCTAAGGATTTCTGCCTTCCGGTGGCAGCGGCGCCAATCTGCCACGTCTCGTGTGGCCTTAGGGCCATAGGTGCGCGGTGGATTCCGGCCTTTctcggcgggagggctccgtttttatgTGCTTCTTCGAGTTTTGTTggatttgtgtcctgctcagaaagacgagacggcggcagcttcttgaagatggaataaagttctccccgcctagcccccgtccggtggtgcgtctagcatcgtcggagggcgtgtggcGGTGTGTCTCCAGCGGATCTCGCGAGATTTGGTCAGTGGTTGTTTTTGGTGGATCTGCTCGGATCCGCTCTTTATtcgtctttgttcatgtgtcttcaggttggatccttccgatctaaacTTCTCTTCATAGGCGGCGGTTGCTTTttggtgcgttggttctatggggACTTAccacgatgacttcccgactgtctactacaacaagttgtgtccAACTCCGGCAAGGGAGGAGCGATAGCGGTGATGCCCCTTAGACTcgtttcagtgcttgtagtcattgctaggtggtctatgaacCTAAATGTAATTTTTTGTCATTTCTGGTGTTCGTTATACTACTATGATTAAAAATGAATTGAAAGTTTCTCAAAAAGAAAGAGCGAGCTTCTTATATGAGATCCAACACGTCCAGCAGAGCCAAGCAACGTTCCATTCTTTTCTGTTGTCAGGATAGTAATCGTCTTATACTAATCTAACTGAAACAACTATTTGAGTGTAGTTTCGGGTTTGGCCCCGTCGGTATTACAAACGGTTTCCCTTTTATGAAAGGGGTCACTCAGGGGGGAATCCGCAACGCTGTCCAGGCCAGATGCTcctgatgaacagtaaattcaaaaaaaaaatagcaacaaaaacTGATTTTTTTCCATCCAAGTTGCTCGAGTTTTCTAGGAGTGTGCAAAAGTATGTGCTCAAATGACATTTGAGGAGCTCATGCCAAAAAAAAGAGCTCATGTGTGTTCTTCAAAGTTTCTTTGAGAATCAAAATTTGTATTTTTGTCACGACCTCCTCAAATGTTCTAGCACCACGAAAATTTGCATGTACCTTTTACGCACATATAAGCATCTTGGATGCCGAAAAGGAGTCAGTTTTTCttatgaatttactgttcataggcAGGTGTAGATGAGCTTGGCCTCAGAATAGCCACTTTCATCATTCAGGCCCCTTTTTCATTCAGACACCTTTTTCAAGGTTCGAATGAAGTGATCCCTGTGTTTCTTTGCCTGTTGTACATGTACTGGTCTTATAGTGTGGGTCAACAGGAAGTGGAGTTTCTCTGAGCTCAGGTGaacaataaaattattattttttaaaaaagaaTTTGTGGCAAATGTTCTAAGAGCTTGCAAACTTTCATCATGGAAATACATTCCTGAAAGGCGTGGTAAAAAATTCGATACTCTGAAAATGAACACGATCAAAGTTTTGCCTAAAATTTCTAGGTACAGTAACATGATGTCTGCGGGGAAACTTTTTATTTTTGGAGATAATTGACACAGAGGTTTATCGGTTAACCATATATCCTTTGGGAACTCAAAAGAAAAAACATATACCCTCCGGAACCTAGTATTTTTTTTATCATAATGAACTATTCTCGGGCATGAACATGGATGCTCCTCATGTACTAAATCAACATAGTACAACCGAGGATAAGCCGATGCCGTCAACGCTCCGACAACCCGCCATGGCCAGTCCGGCTACCCTTGACATGGGCGTCGAGATCGTCCCTCTCATGATTTGTCTTAGTCTACAACTTATGTCTAGTCTATTTGGCTACCCGCGGTGCTTTTATATTAGTCCTGGGTGACACATGTTTGATTCAAACACCTAACCCTATGCTAATTACAAATCCAAACGTAACACAGTTTGCACACATAATGTGTGACACGAAATTTTAACATTTTGCAGTTGCAATAGTATGTccttagactagtcacaatggggagtaacttagagtagtaacatacgtatgttactactctatgttactatctccacaatgggtagtaacatatgtgttgtgtcatgcatcacttcatttattaggttatagactcatcttttcttaatatgtgtgatgttacagtaactagctactACCTCTGtcccggtgtataagtcattcgcgtagttctaggtcgataatttaactatctaaatatgtattatatgtgacaaaaaatatatatttagaaactacatccgcgtggaaatctagtgatatacttttcatgacatataacacatatttaattcctcaaatcgatgacctagaactacgcgaatgacttatacacccggacggagggagtatattaccgcatgcctctctttcttcattaattacatgccacatcatttattttgcctagataagtgtgatgttatcACCTATGTTACTTCCACTGCGGGTAGTCTTAACCTCTAATAATCCATTCCAAAAGCGAGAGTTTCTAGACGATGATTCACATAATCACATTGAGCAACAAGTCCACCCTTTGTTcgtaaatataagatgttttggcagtTCAATTTAAACTCCTAAAACGTTTGATACTTACAAACAGTGGTAATACTTTGTTTGAATTACAGGAGTATTTTGATGTAATAACACCTCAAAGTATACCATGTCTCTTCCTCTTGCTTTAGCAAAGCTTGATTAAGCTAAGAGAACAAGCGCTGCTTCCTTTCATTGCTGGTGATGCCGGTGATAATCTTGATCATCTCCTCCCGCTCGCGGATGCGCGCGTCCGCCTCGTCCGACTGCTCCGCCGTCAGCAGCAGCTCCTCCACGCGGCCCTCGTGCTCCTCCTCTGCGGCCCGCAGCTCGGCCACGGCCTTTTCCGTGCGCTCCTCGGCTTCCCGCCTCCTCGCCTCGGCCGCCTCCCTCTCCGTCTCCGCCGCGGCCAGGGCACGCTCCAGGGCCTTCACCTCCTCCTCTAGGTTCTCGACCGCCTCCGCCTCCGACGCCACGGCCTCCTTGACGGCCAGCAACCTGCCCCGCATCTGCGCCTCCTCTTCCGACACCGCGCCGCCGAGGACGGCCAGCACCGACGACCAGCACGACGACATGGCTGATCGACGGGCGTGTTCTCGTGTCGATCCGCTCTTGCACCGCAGACGGCACCAACGAGATATATAACAAAACTTATTTACGTCGTGCATACAAGGGAGGTGGCTACCCGATTTTATTCCTGGTCCGGTGTCCCGATCCTACTCCTCTGCTTCTCCCTGGTTCGACTCGGAGACGAGAGCGGGCCGCGGCCGCGAAGCGCGAGCTGGGCTTTGAGTCTTTGAAAAGCAAAGAGTAAACCCAGCCCACTGTATGGGCCCAAGCCCTATCGCGTTTGGTTTTGAGCCCAGCCCAAGCATCTCCCTAGTactaggaagaaaagaaaaaaaaactaggaAGAAAAGAAAATCTCAAAAAAAAAGTAGGAAGAAAAGAACAAAGAGTAAACCCAGCCCACTCGCCGGCGTCCCGACCAGCGGGATGGAGGAAGAGAAGGCGGCGGCGTACTACGACGAGCTCAACCGCAAGGGCGAGGGCGCCCGCCGCTTCAAGCAGGGTCTCGGCTTCTCCTCCGACGATCCCCAACCTGCCTCCTTCCCATCCAagccctccaccacctcctcctcctcgttcctcTCCGGCTTCGTCCGCGCcggcgccacccccacccccaccaggcCGTCTCTGCCtcccgaggccccgccccgccagcgCCGTCGCTCTCGCTCGCCCTCCCCATCCCGTCCTCGGCCGCGGTCGAGGTCCCCGTCTCGCTCGCGCCGGCGCCGGTCAAGGTCTAGGTCCCGGTCGAGGGAGCGGAGGCGCCGGTCGAGGTCGAGGGAGAGGGGGGACCGCAGGGCGTCGCACCACCGGCCTAggtcgaggtcgcgctcgccgtttCGCCGGAGTGGCAGGAGCTCACATGCCGAAGGCCGGCGTGACAGGCATGGGGATCGGCGGCGCGACGACGGCGGCCAGAGCCGTCATAGCTCGAAGGGGCGCGGCGGTACGGATGGCGGTAAAGTGGACTACTCAAGGCTCATTGAAGGATACGATAGGATGGTTGGTTCCATCTTTCAATTACTGCCTCGTAACTGTGCGATTGTGCAGCAGTGTTGTTTACCTGTGGTATTTTCGGAGTGATGAGCTGTTGATGTTCTTGCAGACTCCTGCTGAGAGAGTCAAAGCAAAAATGAAGCTTCAGCTTTCAGAGACAGGTATTGCCACATTCTTTTTTCCTGTTAATGAGCATTCCATGGATTATGCCCAATAGAGAGCGAGTACAGTGCGTGATCCAGCAgtagtgcttcattcttttttcctGTTAATGAGCATTCCATGGATTGTGTTGCACGCACGAGTAAAATGCCATTCAAATACATTAGGGAAGACCCTTTGTTATATTTCATCTAATTCGTAGTTCAGCGCACACACAGTTATTGTGTAGGTTGTGTACGATCTGCGTGCCTTATGGCTGTTTTTTTTTTCATTGTTCTGAAGATTATATTGTTTATTTTCAATGTTTGACAGCTTCGAAGGATTCCACCCTCGGAACTGCCACTGTGAGTTGGGGGAGGTTTGAATTCAACAAAGATGCTCAACTTGATGAAGATGACAATGATGTTGAAGGTCAGGCTTCTTATGGATGCCTTTGAATTCAATAAGGATTCCTGTCTTTTTTAGTGAATTGATTACCCCCTCTATATGTGTAGCGAGTTCTTGTACCATTTTAGACACCCACCTACGGATCCAATATTAGTTTTTGAAAGTTCATATTGGCTGGGTACTTGAATATGAAGCACTGCTAGGATTTTGTAATCCTAGTTTAGGTTGTAGCCCTATGGAGCACCGATAAGGCGACACCGATACAGCGATACGGGATACGACAATTTCTAGAAACAGCAATACGGCAATACGGCGAGTATatgtaaataattaataaaatgacatGTAATAAAAACAAACATAATGAAATGTGTGAGATGAGATCAAAATGTCGCCCCATTGGTTGCCTGATTGCCTTCATGCCTCTTTCTTTTCTAGTCTTGAATGATCATCCAGGTCCTCAACTCCTCATGGTGTATGCAAAATAGAAAATACATCACATGATATTAGACTTGATAATTTGAGATAGAGAAGCATGAAAAGTGGAAACATAAACATTAGCAAAGCAATTGCAAGCAGTAACATAAATAAGCTGTAGGCAGTAGCAGGCTAGCAGCAAAGCAATAGCAGGCACCAAGCAGCAACATCAGCAAGCTGTAGGCAGTAACAAGCAATAGCAAGCACCAAGCAGCAACATCAGCAAGCTGTAGGCAGTAGCAGCAACGCAGCAACATCAGCGAGCAACATTAATCTACATATTCTACAAGCAGCCACGAGCCAGCCATGCATAGCTCAATTCGTACTCCAGCTTAGAGTAACAACTAACAAGCAGTAGCAAGTAGTAGCCACTAATGATTGAAGACAAACAGATGAATGGATAGATCAACTAGAGAGTAGCAGTATTCGCCGGAGCTACTTACTTGCTGGCGGGTGGCGACTGACGGCGGCGACAGAGAAAACCGATTCAGTCGAGGCGGCGGCTTGGCGAGTCAACAGGGCAGCGAGCTGATTCCAGGCGGCGAGCGCCAGTATGCAGCGGCGGCGAGGCAAGTCCAGACAGCGGCGGTGAGGCAAGTCCAGGCAGGTGGCAGAGGCGGCTCGCTCATGCGCGTCTCCCCTGTCGGGCGAAGAGAGTGAAAGAGAGAGGAGGACAGATGCTAGGTTTGGTACTGGGCTGGACGTTTTCCCCTGTATCATGGGCAGTGAACAGCCCGTATCggcgttttttctttttttttttaaatcaaaaaatATAATACTCGGGCCATACGCGTATCGCGGCCGTATCAGCCGTATTGGCGCCGTTCTGGACAGGGACACACCAGTTTCCTACGTATTGGTGCTTCAGAGGTGTAGCCCACATTGCAAGTCCGGATATAGCAAATTTCCCACATGAAAAATTAATTATGTTTTACACACCCTAGCCAAATTTCTCATCAGCACATTTTTTTAATCGATTTACCTTTTATTACCTGTGTTGCAAGATGCACTCTGCTCTAGGAAGGCAATATGACTAATTGTCACAATGTGTATAATTCCATCTGAGAAAGTGTATAGTTTACCATCTCCGGTTACAATTTGCACACGTAGTGAAGAGACCAAATGGTGTACTTGGTTGTTCTTGTTCTATTGTTCTATCAGGGTTTTATTGATGTAAAGTTGAGAATGGGTTTGGATCAGACTTAGAATATAGTTTGTCTGTTATAGAGTTGATGCCGCTACACTTGGTTAATATACAGGTTTGGAGCACCCAGGATATGAGAATATAGTATACTGTGGTGTCTTTACTATGTAGTTTGTATTGACGATAATTTACAACAGCTAGTGCAATACGTCAACTATTCGACCAACACCTTTATTGAGCTCTGTTATGCATCTTTTGAAGGATGCAATGCATATTTCTTGTTCTACACTATGCAAGATATTTAGTACCCTGAGCTTGTAAGAAGCTTTGGTGTATGATTCTACACAGAAGTTTGAACCCTTCGTTTTGGCATGTCAATTTTTTTGTCTGATAACACATAATTTGTCTGTCCCTGCTCTCCTTTTTTAGTTGCTAATGATGATGCTACACTGGTTAAGCACATAGGGAAGAGCTTCCGACTTTCTACGGTGGAGGTACTTGTGCTATAAAATAGTGAATTTACAATGCTATATATTATATATTTTCCAACTTGTTCCTAACCAGCCGTATTTTGTATATGCCTTGTTGTTTGCATGTCATAGTCAAAGAATGAGAACATAGTCAGAGATGCACATGATGAGGCTATGTTTGGTGTACCTATGTCTTCGAATGTTGATACGGAAACATCTGAGGATGAGCTTAAAACCAATGGTGAAGGCAAGAAAGCTGAAGATGTTGAAGCTCAACCTAGCAGTTCCCTCATTGGCGATGAAGTAATCCCCCCTAGCTCTTCCATGCATTTTGTTTATTTCGGCGTGTGCCAAAAGATACTAATGAAACAAAGTTCTGTTAGGTTCTGGCAATGCAAAAGATGTCATGGAGAGAAAGGATGGAGAAGCTGCGGCAGAATTCAAATACATGAAGTTAGTCCTTGCTAAAATGCTG is from Triticum aestivum cultivar Chinese Spring chromosome 3A, IWGSC CS RefSeq v2.1, whole genome shotgun sequence and encodes:
- the LOC123061841 gene encoding serine/Arginine-related protein 53 isoform X1; the encoded protein is MEEEKAAAYYDELNRKGEGARRFKQGLGFSSDDPQPASFPSKPSTTSSSSFLSGFVRAGATPTPTRPSLPPEAPPRQRRRSRSPSPSRPRPRSRSPSRSRRRRSRSRSRSRERRRRSRSRERGDRRASHHRPRSRSRSPFRRSGRSSHAEGRRDRHGDRRRDDGGQSRHSSKGRGGTDGGKVDYSRLIEGYDRMTPAERVKAKMKLQLSETASKDSTLGTATVSWGRFEFNKDAQLDEDDNDVEVANDDATLVKHIGKSFRLSTVESKNENIVRDAHDEAMFGVPMSSNVDTETSEDELKTNGEGKKAEDVEAQPSSSLIGDEVLAMQKMSWRERMEKLRQNSNT
- the LOC123061841 gene encoding probable ATP-dependent RNA helicase DDX46 isoform X2, which encodes MEEEKAAAYYDELNRKGEGARRFKQGLGFSSDDPQPASFPSKPSTTSSSSFLSGFVRAGATPTPTRPSLPPEAPPRQRRRSRSPSPSRPRPRSRSPSRSRRRRSRSRSRSRERRRRSRSRERGDRRASHHRPRSRSRSPFRRSGRSSHAEGRRDRHGDRRRDDGGQSRHSSKGRGGTDGGKVDYSRLIEGYDRMTPAERVKAKMKLQLSETASKDSTLGTATVSWGRFEFNKDAQLDEDDNDVEGKSFRLSTVESKNENIVRDAHDEAMFGVPMSSNVDTETSEDELKTNGEGKKAEDVEAQPSSSLIGDEVLAMQKMSWRERMEKLRQNSNT